One Helianthus annuus cultivar XRQ/B chromosome 7, HanXRQr2.0-SUNRISE, whole genome shotgun sequence genomic region harbors:
- the LOC110941480 gene encoding zinc transporter 4, chloroplastic isoform X2, translating into MPLIYSEGLKTKIETLPGSFLRNLSESMSSDSCNDSPDLESCRDEKAALILKFVAIAAILIAGIIGVAIPLIGKKRRFLRTDTNVFFAAKAFAAGVILATGFVHMLPDATSALSNPCLPKNPWSKFPFSGFIAMMAALGTLLVDFLSTQYYERKHEKQIQAVRVDSVDLASEAGIVPVPVAGKEEGSGIHIVGMHAHAAQHRHNHASGQEGCEGNVSERLDDYSHTHSHSHSHSHSHSHSHGFGDDEDESGIRHVVVSQVLELGIISHSIIIGLSLGVSQSPCTIRPLLGALSFHQFFEGFALGGCISQAKFGNLHSTVMACFFAVTAPLGVGIGTGISKFYNPNSPRALVVEGILDSISAGILVYMALVDLIAADFLSKRMRCNTRLQVVSYIALFLGAGLMASLAAWA; encoded by the exons ATGCCTTTGATTTATTCAGAGGGTTTGAAAACAAAGATTGAGACTTTACCAG GTTCATTTCTCAGGAACCTTTCTGAATCCATGTCAAGTGACAGTTGCAACGACTCGCCAGATTTAGAATCATGTCGGGACGAAAAGGCTGCTCTCATCCTCAAATTTGTGGCTATTGCCGCAATCCTTATCGCCGGCATTATCGGAGTCGCCATTCCATTAATTGGCAAGAAGCGGCGGTTTCTTAGAACCGACACCAATGTCTTTTTTGCCGCTAAGGCCTTTGCTGCCGGAGTGATTCTAGCCACAGGATTCGTCCACATGCTACCAGACGCCACGTCAGCACTATCCAACCCGTGTCTTCCTAAAAACCCGTGGTCCAAATTTCCCTTTTCAGGGTTTATTGCAATGATGGCTGCTTTAGGCACATTGCTTGTAGATTTTCTTAGCACTCAGTATTATGAACGGAAACACGAGAAGCAGATCCAAGCCGTCAGAGTTGACTCGGTTGACTTGGCTTCAGAGGCCGGGATTGTCCCGGTCCCAGTGGCTGGTAAAGAGGAAGGCAGTGGAATTCATATTGTCGGAATGCATGCTCATGCTGCACAACATAGACATAATCATGCAAGCGGGCAAGAGGGATGTGAAGGGAACGTGAGTGAGCGTTTGGATGATTACTCCCatacccattcccattcccattcccattcccattcACATTCACATTCCCATGGGtttggtgatgatgaagatgaaagCGGCATACGACATGTTGTGGTTTCTCAG GTTTTGGAACTTGGAATCATATCACACTCGATAATAATCGGGCTTTCGCTCGGAGTGTCACAAAGCCCATGTACAATCAGACCTTTGTTAGGCGCGCTATCTTTCCATCAATTCTTTGAAGGTTTTGCGCTCGGTGGCTGCATCTCACAGGCCAAATTCGGGAACCTTCATTCCACCGTAATGGCGTGCTTTTTCGCAGTAACGGCTCCTTTAGGCGTGGGCATCGGGACGGGTATATCGAAGTTTTATAACCCAAACAGCCCGCGGGCTTTAGTTGTTGAAGGAATATTGGATTCGATATCTGCAGGGATATTGGTATATATGGCTTTGGTGGATTTGATTGCAGCAGATTTTTTGAGTAAGAGGATGAGATGTAATACTAGGTTGCAAGTGGTCTCTTATATTGCTCTATTTCTTGGAGCTGGATTAATGGCTTCTCTTGCAGCTTGGGCttag
- the LOC110941480 gene encoding zinc transporter 4, chloroplastic isoform X3: MSSDSCNDSPDLESCRDEKAALILKFVAIAAILIAGIIGVAIPLIGKKRRFLRTDTNVFFAAKAFAAGVILATGFVHMLPDATSALSNPCLPKNPWSKFPFSGFIAMMAALGTLLVDFLSTQYYERKHEKQIQAVRVDSVDLASEAGIVPVPVAGKEEGSGIHIVGMHAHAAQHRHNHASGQEGCEGNVSERLDDYSHTHSHSHSHSHSHSHSHGFGDDEDESGIRHVVVSQVLELGIISHSIIIGLSLGVSQSPCTIRPLLGALSFHQFFEGFALGGCISQAKFGNLHSTVMACFFAVTAPLGVGIGTGISKFYNPNSPRALVVEGILDSISAGILVYMALVDLIAADFLSKRMRCNTRLQVVSYIALFLGAGLMASLAAWA, translated from the exons ATGTCAAGTGACAGTTGCAACGACTCGCCAGATTTAGAATCATGTCGGGACGAAAAGGCTGCTCTCATCCTCAAATTTGTGGCTATTGCCGCAATCCTTATCGCCGGCATTATCGGAGTCGCCATTCCATTAATTGGCAAGAAGCGGCGGTTTCTTAGAACCGACACCAATGTCTTTTTTGCCGCTAAGGCCTTTGCTGCCGGAGTGATTCTAGCCACAGGATTCGTCCACATGCTACCAGACGCCACGTCAGCACTATCCAACCCGTGTCTTCCTAAAAACCCGTGGTCCAAATTTCCCTTTTCAGGGTTTATTGCAATGATGGCTGCTTTAGGCACATTGCTTGTAGATTTTCTTAGCACTCAGTATTATGAACGGAAACACGAGAAGCAGATCCAAGCCGTCAGAGTTGACTCGGTTGACTTGGCTTCAGAGGCCGGGATTGTCCCGGTCCCAGTGGCTGGTAAAGAGGAAGGCAGTGGAATTCATATTGTCGGAATGCATGCTCATGCTGCACAACATAGACATAATCATGCAAGCGGGCAAGAGGGATGTGAAGGGAACGTGAGTGAGCGTTTGGATGATTACTCCCatacccattcccattcccattcccattcccattcACATTCACATTCCCATGGGtttggtgatgatgaagatgaaagCGGCATACGACATGTTGTGGTTTCTCAG GTTTTGGAACTTGGAATCATATCACACTCGATAATAATCGGGCTTTCGCTCGGAGTGTCACAAAGCCCATGTACAATCAGACCTTTGTTAGGCGCGCTATCTTTCCATCAATTCTTTGAAGGTTTTGCGCTCGGTGGCTGCATCTCACAGGCCAAATTCGGGAACCTTCATTCCACCGTAATGGCGTGCTTTTTCGCAGTAACGGCTCCTTTAGGCGTGGGCATCGGGACGGGTATATCGAAGTTTTATAACCCAAACAGCCCGCGGGCTTTAGTTGTTGAAGGAATATTGGATTCGATATCTGCAGGGATATTGGTATATATGGCTTTGGTGGATTTGATTGCAGCAGATTTTTTGAGTAAGAGGATGAGATGTAATACTAGGTTGCAAGTGGTCTCTTATATTGCTCTATTTCTTGGAGCTGGATTAATGGCTTCTCTTGCAGCTTGGGCttag
- the LOC110941480 gene encoding zinc transporter 4, chloroplastic isoform X1 gives MSVLEELMPLIYSEGLKTKIETLPGSFLRNLSESMSSDSCNDSPDLESCRDEKAALILKFVAIAAILIAGIIGVAIPLIGKKRRFLRTDTNVFFAAKAFAAGVILATGFVHMLPDATSALSNPCLPKNPWSKFPFSGFIAMMAALGTLLVDFLSTQYYERKHEKQIQAVRVDSVDLASEAGIVPVPVAGKEEGSGIHIVGMHAHAAQHRHNHASGQEGCEGNVSERLDDYSHTHSHSHSHSHSHSHSHGFGDDEDESGIRHVVVSQVLELGIISHSIIIGLSLGVSQSPCTIRPLLGALSFHQFFEGFALGGCISQAKFGNLHSTVMACFFAVTAPLGVGIGTGISKFYNPNSPRALVVEGILDSISAGILVYMALVDLIAADFLSKRMRCNTRLQVVSYIALFLGAGLMASLAAWA, from the exons ATGTCAGTTCTTGAG gAACTCATGCCTTTGATTTATTCAGAGGGTTTGAAAACAAAGATTGAGACTTTACCAG GTTCATTTCTCAGGAACCTTTCTGAATCCATGTCAAGTGACAGTTGCAACGACTCGCCAGATTTAGAATCATGTCGGGACGAAAAGGCTGCTCTCATCCTCAAATTTGTGGCTATTGCCGCAATCCTTATCGCCGGCATTATCGGAGTCGCCATTCCATTAATTGGCAAGAAGCGGCGGTTTCTTAGAACCGACACCAATGTCTTTTTTGCCGCTAAGGCCTTTGCTGCCGGAGTGATTCTAGCCACAGGATTCGTCCACATGCTACCAGACGCCACGTCAGCACTATCCAACCCGTGTCTTCCTAAAAACCCGTGGTCCAAATTTCCCTTTTCAGGGTTTATTGCAATGATGGCTGCTTTAGGCACATTGCTTGTAGATTTTCTTAGCACTCAGTATTATGAACGGAAACACGAGAAGCAGATCCAAGCCGTCAGAGTTGACTCGGTTGACTTGGCTTCAGAGGCCGGGATTGTCCCGGTCCCAGTGGCTGGTAAAGAGGAAGGCAGTGGAATTCATATTGTCGGAATGCATGCTCATGCTGCACAACATAGACATAATCATGCAAGCGGGCAAGAGGGATGTGAAGGGAACGTGAGTGAGCGTTTGGATGATTACTCCCatacccattcccattcccattcccattcccattcACATTCACATTCCCATGGGtttggtgatgatgaagatgaaagCGGCATACGACATGTTGTGGTTTCTCAG GTTTTGGAACTTGGAATCATATCACACTCGATAATAATCGGGCTTTCGCTCGGAGTGTCACAAAGCCCATGTACAATCAGACCTTTGTTAGGCGCGCTATCTTTCCATCAATTCTTTGAAGGTTTTGCGCTCGGTGGCTGCATCTCACAGGCCAAATTCGGGAACCTTCATTCCACCGTAATGGCGTGCTTTTTCGCAGTAACGGCTCCTTTAGGCGTGGGCATCGGGACGGGTATATCGAAGTTTTATAACCCAAACAGCCCGCGGGCTTTAGTTGTTGAAGGAATATTGGATTCGATATCTGCAGGGATATTGGTATATATGGCTTTGGTGGATTTGATTGCAGCAGATTTTTTGAGTAAGAGGATGAGATGTAATACTAGGTTGCAAGTGGTCTCTTATATTGCTCTATTTCTTGGAGCTGGATTAATGGCTTCTCTTGCAGCTTGGGCttag